From one Treponema denticola genomic stretch:
- a CDS encoding rhodanese-like domain-containing protein has protein sequence MKKTCIFLIFLLMVIFSASCNTKSTENIIRMDGSRLETILNDETERGKYLIIDVREDYEYKAGHVPYSINISVQEIESRISEISDWKEKNVIVICRSGRRSRTAAEILVKHGFKKIFDADGVSKYNYKLEK, from the coding sequence ATGAAAAAAACATGTATATTTTTAATCTTTTTACTTATGGTAATTTTTTCCGCTTCATGTAACACAAAATCTACAGAAAATATTATCAGAATGGACGGTTCCCGGCTGGAAACAATTTTGAACGATGAAACGGAACGGGGAAAGTATCTTATAATCGATGTCCGTGAAGACTATGAATATAAGGCAGGCCATGTGCCTTACTCAATAAATATAAGCGTACAAGAAATAGAAAGCCGAATTTCAGAAATTTCCGATTGGAAAGAAAAAAATGTAATTGTCATATGCCGCAGCGGCAGAAGAAGCCGAACAGCAGCCGAAATTTTAGTAAAACACGGATTCAAGAAAATATTTGATGCAGACGGCGTAAGCAAATACAACTACAAATTGGAAAAATAA
- a CDS encoding DbpA RNA binding domain-containing protein — protein sequence MSNKIRIEDEEQLISSLKDLIEAIKTQENPEELNLYRRIFKKAVPLTMRSYVAAYLIKQAGIGGSRIYKKDNRNGLGKGTFKQNSARPSRPKVILAEEESTSLFIGVGRKRGIFPKDIITLLIQGAGISREHIGDIRILDNYCFVQVMQDEAENIIEKLNNSYYRGKNLTVSHSRRPEDENFEDSETFENIENYAEEENNHSQTESAV from the coding sequence GTGTCAAACAAAATTAGAATTGAAGATGAAGAACAATTAATTTCTTCCTTAAAAGATCTTATCGAGGCGATCAAAACACAGGAAAATCCTGAAGAATTAAACCTATATCGCCGAATCTTTAAAAAAGCAGTCCCGCTCACGATGCGGTCTTATGTTGCCGCCTACCTTATTAAACAAGCGGGAATCGGGGGCAGCCGCATTTATAAAAAAGACAACCGAAACGGCTTAGGAAAAGGTACTTTTAAACAAAACTCTGCAAGACCGTCAAGACCTAAAGTCATATTGGCAGAAGAAGAGTCAACAAGTCTTTTTATCGGTGTAGGCCGAAAAAGAGGAATTTTTCCAAAAGATATTATAACTTTGTTGATTCAGGGAGCCGGTATTTCACGTGAACACATCGGCGACATAAGAATTTTAGATAATTACTGCTTTGTTCAAGTTATGCAGGATGAAGCTGAAAATATCATCGAAAAACTTAACAACAGCTATTACCGAGGAAAGAATTTAACGGTTAGTCATTCAAGAAGACCGGAGGATGAAAATTTTGAAGATTCCGAAACCTTTGAAAATATAGAAAATTACGCAGAAGAAGAAAATAACCATAGTCAAACTGAAAGTGCAGTATAG